TACAGTTTCTCCATGAAGCTCACAAAAATCGAGATTTGGAAGTATATTGAATATATTCTACAATTACTATAAATAAGCACGGGGGAAATCAATTGCACTTGGATTATCTTTACAGTTTAGGAAACATTTTAATTCTTCTTAGCCTGAGCTGCAGAAAAGTTCTTTTGATCCGTATTATCTTTGCTTTATCAGACGGATCGTTTCTATTGTATGGAATATTAGCTCACATTCCACCAATGGCTTATTGGGCAATTGCTTCGTTACTTATTAATTTCGTGCAAATTGGTTTTTTGATACGCGATATGATGCCTAAATATTTAAGTGATGAATTACAATCGATTAAAAAAATATTTTTCGACAGCATGCAAACCAGTGACTTCTTACGCTTGATTAAATTAAGCCATCGAGGCACGGCCTGTAATGAAATTGTGCTAGAAAAGAATAAACCAGTGAAGGCCTTAATGCTCATAACCAATGGTCAAGTTTACATTGATCTTCCTGATTCAATTCTAGAGCTGGGGCATTATCATTTTATTGGGGAAATGAGTTATTTTAGTGATGGCAACGCAAGCACTACAATTCATGCACGTGAACCGGTCGAATATATTTATTGGAATTACAGCGACTTGCGACGGTTACAAATTAAAACGCCCCCATTATTCATGAAAATGATCGAAGCTATGGGGAAAGACATTATGTTGAAAATGTTGAACCGCAATAAAGAAACGCCCAGAGCAACGCCAGCCAATTAACAAATAAAATCAAGTGCCTTTTTTAAAGAGGCTCAGAGTTCAGTACCTCATTCCCCTGAAGGGCTTTCTCACGATGAGTCATTATTTGAAATCGAGCCGGAAGCTAAAGGAATGATATATGAGCATATGAGCAATAAACGCTCTAGAACTCGAAATTAGAGGCGGTTAACACCAATGGTGTAGCTTTATTTTGAAATCATTAATACTTTGCGAATTCCCTTCGTTTGATCGCGGGAATTCGCTTGTGATTTTTCTCCCTCTAGAAGGGGAGAAGGACTTTTTTACTTATTCGAACTCTAAATCCAAATACTGCTCTGCATCAAGTGCTGCCATACAGCCAAACCCCGCAGAAGTAATTGCTTGGCGATAAACGTGATCAGCGACATCACCACAAGCAAAGACTCCGTGCACTGAAGTACTGGTTGCCATACCATCAAGCCCTGATTTAATAGTGATGTAACCATCTTTCATATTAAGTTGCTCTTTGAATAACTCAGTATTTGGTGTATGACCGATAGCTATGAACACACCATCAACATCGAGTTGCTCTGTAGAATCATCACGAACATGACGGATTTTTGCACCAGTAACTTTTTTCCCATCGCCAATTACTTCATCTAAGGCGCTGTTCCAAATGATTCTGATATTACCATTTCGCGCTTTTTCAAATAATTTGTCTTGAAGAATTTTTTCTGCTCGCAAACTGTCACGTCGGTGAATCAGGGTGACATGAGATGCTAGATTAGACAAATACAAAGCCTCTTCAACTGCGGTATTTCCACCACCGATAACACAAACAGCTTTGTTACGGAAAAAGAATCCATCACACGTTGCGCAGGCAGAAACTCCACGACCTTGATATGCTGATTCGGATTCTAGACCTAAGTAGCGAGCAGATGCTCCAGTTGCAATGATTAATGCATCACAGGTGTAGGTTTCGCTATCGCCACGTAAGGTAAACGGTCTCTTAGATAAATCAGTGCTGACGATATGATCATAAATAATTTTTGTATCAAAACGCTCAGCATGTTTTTGCATGCGCTCCATTAATGCAGGGCCTTGTAGACCTTCAATATCTCCAGGCCAGTTGTCTACTTCCGTAGTGGTGGTCAATTGTCCACCTGGTTGCATGCCGGTAATTAATACTG
Above is a genomic segment from Legionella lytica containing:
- a CDS encoding cyclic nucleotide-binding domain-containing protein — translated: MYGILAHIPPMAYWAIASLLINFVQIGFLIRDMMPKYLSDELQSIKKIFFDSMQTSDFLRLIKLSHRGTACNEIVLEKNKPVKALMLITNGQVYIDLPDSILELGHYHFIGEMSYFSDGNASTTIHAREPVEYIYWNYSDLRRLQIKTPPLFMKMIEAMGKDIMLKMLNRNKETPRATPAN
- the trxB gene encoding thioredoxin-disulfide reductase, with translation MSDSNHHRLIILGSGPAGYTAAVYAARANLNPVLITGMQPGGQLTTTTEVDNWPGDIEGLQGPALMERMQKHAERFDTKIIYDHIVSTDLSKRPFTLRGDSETYTCDALIIATGASARYLGLESESAYQGRGVSACATCDGFFFRNKAVCVIGGGNTAVEEALYLSNLASHVTLIHRRDSLRAEKILQDKLFEKARNGNIRIIWNSALDEVIGDGKKVTGAKIRHVRDDSTEQLDVDGVFIAIGHTPNTELFKEQLNMKDGYITIKSGLDGMATSTSVHGVFACGDVADHVYRQAITSAGFGCMAALDAEQYLDLEFE